The Linepithema humile isolate Giens D197 chromosome 2, Lhum_UNIL_v1.0, whole genome shotgun sequence genome has a segment encoding these proteins:
- the LOC105673340 gene encoding lysophospholipase D GDPD1-like isoform X2 encodes MLLYTLIGGYMLTSVILFKYPTLLHKKKKVKFLCQHISHRGGAGESYENTMCAFKRAVAIGTQMLELDCHLTKDGEVVVSHDQNLLRSTGVDKNISELNYKDLPLLKQRLPIDFDPDVEYVGSPREEDRQFALLQEVFETFPDIPINIDIKINDDRLISKVSDLIKQYNREEYTVWGNFSDEVTQKCYKMNPNVNLLFSMQRVTMLIFLMYTGLLPFIPLKETHLEIFLPSIYLRRKGGPSSTFLPLEKLVVRTINVLLMRPCLFNHLRARGIHVYFWVLNKDEEFKKAFELGATGVMTDYPTRLKLFLKNHKME; translated from the exons ATGTTGCTGTACACGCTAATCGGCGGCTACATGCTCACTTCGGTGATACTGTTCAAATATCCTACTTTGTTgcataaaaagaagaaagtgaAATTTCTGTGCCAGCACATCAGCCATCGGGGTG GAGCAGGCGAGAGCTATGAAAACACAATGTGCGCATTTAAACG AGCGGTGGCTATTGGAACTCAAATGTTGGAATTGGATTGTCATCTTACCAAGGATGGAGAAGTAGTGGTGTCTCACGATCAGAATCTCTTGCGTAGCACTGGtgtggataaaaatatttccgaatTGAATTACAAAGATTTGCCACTCTTAAAGCAACGTTTGCCAATTGACTTTGATCCAg ATGTGGAGTATGTCGGTTCTCCAAGAGAAGAAGATCGGCAATTTGCGCTATTACAAGAGGTCTTTGAAACATTTCCCGATATTcctattaatattgatattaaaatcaatgatGATCGACTTATATCAAAAGTTTCTGATCTTATTAAACAATACAATAGAGAAGAATACACAGTTTGGGGAAATTTTAGCGATGAGGTCACAcagaaatgttataaaatg AATCCAAACGTTAACTTGTTATTTTCAATGCAACGTGTGACaatgttaatatttcttatgtaTACTGGTTTATTGCCGTTTATACCATTAAAGGAAACGcatcttgaaattttcttacCTTCAATCTATTTAcg aCGCAAAGGTGGCCCAAGCTCAACATTTTTACCACTGGAAAAATTGGTAGTGCGTACAATTAATGTGTTATTAATGAGACCATgcttatttaatcatttaagaGCACGGGGCATACAT GTTTACTTTTGGGTTTTAAACAAAGATGAAGAGTTTAAAAAAGCATTCGAGTTGGGAGCGACCGGTGTAATGACGGATTATCCAACaagattgaaattatttttaaagaatcatAAAATGGAGTGA
- the LOC105673340 gene encoding lysophospholipase D GDPD1-like isoform X1 — translation MLLYTLIGGYMLTSVILFKYPTLLHKKKKVKFLCQHISHRGGAGESYENTMCAFKRAVAIGTQMLELDCHLTKDGEVVVSHDQNLLRSTGVDKNISELNYKDLPLLKQRLPIDFDPADVEYVGSPREEDRQFALLQEVFETFPDIPINIDIKINDDRLISKVSDLIKQYNREEYTVWGNFSDEVTQKCYKMNPNVNLLFSMQRVTMLIFLMYTGLLPFIPLKETHLEIFLPSIYLRRKGGPSSTFLPLEKLVVRTINVLLMRPCLFNHLRARGIHVYFWVLNKDEEFKKAFELGATGVMTDYPTRLKLFLKNHKME, via the exons ATGTTGCTGTACACGCTAATCGGCGGCTACATGCTCACTTCGGTGATACTGTTCAAATATCCTACTTTGTTgcataaaaagaagaaagtgaAATTTCTGTGCCAGCACATCAGCCATCGGGGTG GAGCAGGCGAGAGCTATGAAAACACAATGTGCGCATTTAAACG AGCGGTGGCTATTGGAACTCAAATGTTGGAATTGGATTGTCATCTTACCAAGGATGGAGAAGTAGTGGTGTCTCACGATCAGAATCTCTTGCGTAGCACTGGtgtggataaaaatatttccgaatTGAATTACAAAGATTTGCCACTCTTAAAGCAACGTTTGCCAATTGACTTTGATCCAg CAGATGTGGAGTATGTCGGTTCTCCAAGAGAAGAAGATCGGCAATTTGCGCTATTACAAGAGGTCTTTGAAACATTTCCCGATATTcctattaatattgatattaaaatcaatgatGATCGACTTATATCAAAAGTTTCTGATCTTATTAAACAATACAATAGAGAAGAATACACAGTTTGGGGAAATTTTAGCGATGAGGTCACAcagaaatgttataaaatg AATCCAAACGTTAACTTGTTATTTTCAATGCAACGTGTGACaatgttaatatttcttatgtaTACTGGTTTATTGCCGTTTATACCATTAAAGGAAACGcatcttgaaattttcttacCTTCAATCTATTTAcg aCGCAAAGGTGGCCCAAGCTCAACATTTTTACCACTGGAAAAATTGGTAGTGCGTACAATTAATGTGTTATTAATGAGACCATgcttatttaatcatttaagaGCACGGGGCATACAT GTTTACTTTTGGGTTTTAAACAAAGATGAAGAGTTTAAAAAAGCATTCGAGTTGGGAGCGACCGGTGTAATGACGGATTATCCAACaagattgaaattatttttaaagaatcatAAAATGGAGTGA
- the LOC105673340 gene encoding lysophospholipase D GDPD1-like isoform X3, translated as MLELDCHLTKDGEVVVSHDQNLLRSTGVDKNISELNYKDLPLLKQRLPIDFDPADVEYVGSPREEDRQFALLQEVFETFPDIPINIDIKINDDRLISKVSDLIKQYNREEYTVWGNFSDEVTQKCYKMNPNVNLLFSMQRVTMLIFLMYTGLLPFIPLKETHLEIFLPSIYLRRKGGPSSTFLPLEKLVVRTINVLLMRPCLFNHLRARGIHVYFWVLNKDEEFKKAFELGATGVMTDYPTRLKLFLKNHKME; from the exons ATGTTGGAATTGGATTGTCATCTTACCAAGGATGGAGAAGTAGTGGTGTCTCACGATCAGAATCTCTTGCGTAGCACTGGtgtggataaaaatatttccgaatTGAATTACAAAGATTTGCCACTCTTAAAGCAACGTTTGCCAATTGACTTTGATCCAg CAGATGTGGAGTATGTCGGTTCTCCAAGAGAAGAAGATCGGCAATTTGCGCTATTACAAGAGGTCTTTGAAACATTTCCCGATATTcctattaatattgatattaaaatcaatgatGATCGACTTATATCAAAAGTTTCTGATCTTATTAAACAATACAATAGAGAAGAATACACAGTTTGGGGAAATTTTAGCGATGAGGTCACAcagaaatgttataaaatg AATCCAAACGTTAACTTGTTATTTTCAATGCAACGTGTGACaatgttaatatttcttatgtaTACTGGTTTATTGCCGTTTATACCATTAAAGGAAACGcatcttgaaattttcttacCTTCAATCTATTTAcg aCGCAAAGGTGGCCCAAGCTCAACATTTTTACCACTGGAAAAATTGGTAGTGCGTACAATTAATGTGTTATTAATGAGACCATgcttatttaatcatttaagaGCACGGGGCATACAT GTTTACTTTTGGGTTTTAAACAAAGATGAAGAGTTTAAAAAAGCATTCGAGTTGGGAGCGACCGGTGTAATGACGGATTATCCAACaagattgaaattatttttaaagaatcatAAAATGGAGTGA
- the mago gene encoding protein mago nashi homolog, with product MSTDFYIRYYVGHKGKFGHEFLEFEFRPDGKLRYANNSNYKNDTMIRKEAYVHQCVMEELKRIIQDSEIMQEDDSLWPQPDRVGRQELEIVIGDEHISFTTSKTGSLLDVNQSRDPEGLRCFYYLVQDLKCLVFSLIGLHFKIKPI from the coding sequence ATGTCGACGGACTTTTACATACGCTATTACGTCGGCCACAAGGGAAAATTTGGCCATGAATTTCTCGAGTTCGAATTCCGACCGGACGGTAAACTTCGCTACGCGAACAATTCCAACTACAAGAATGACACGATGATCCGCAAAGAGGCGTACGTACATCAATGCGTAATGGAGGAGTTGAAGCGCATTATCCAAGACTCCGAGATCATGCAGGAGGACGACTCGCTATGGCCGCAACCCGACCGCGTCGGCCGGCAGGAGCTGGAGATCGTAATCGGCGATGAGCATATTTCGTTCACCACTTCGAAGACCGGCTCTCTCTTGGACGTTAACCAGTCGCGAGACCCGGAGGGATTGCGATGTTTCTATTATCTGGTGCAAGATCTCAAATGCTTGGTGTTTTCTCTAATAGGACTGCACTTCAAGATCAAGCCTATATAA